In Stigmatella aurantiaca, one DNA window encodes the following:
- a CDS encoding sodium:proton exchanger, translated as MQALLVVLAIAALSLLASSRTFLDAARLPGLAQLAASGLLFLLFGALVGPGQAGILTSPNLESLRPVLALGLGTVGVILGLNLDPRLLRLLPRGVFTAALAHAGVAFLFVSVPLAAVLLLTTGLPLATAVGGAALLGAAASLSSGHFAVLGYRSGRMERARGLAVALLTILDDGVGLMVLALALVLGASANPAEGLGLVSLALLLGMMCGALIAFLTYGLKDPAELMAVTLGGVALVGGAAAYLRVSALLAGVACGATLALVGGRAVEQVARSLGRFERPAYLVLVFLVGCHLQGRDVDAWMLLPGYVTLRFVGKILGGALARRYAANVLELPPRLGYALISQGGLALCLVAEYLLLVPGTLSQQVFDIVAVGAVINEVLASRAFRRVLEPPVKPKAPEGAA; from the coding sequence GTGCAGGCGCTGCTTGTCGTCCTCGCCATCGCGGCGCTGTCCCTGCTGGCTTCGAGCCGGACGTTTCTGGACGCCGCACGTCTGCCGGGGCTGGCCCAGTTGGCCGCCAGCGGACTGCTCTTTCTGCTGTTCGGCGCCCTGGTGGGCCCCGGCCAGGCTGGGATTCTCACCAGCCCGAACCTGGAATCCCTGCGGCCCGTGCTGGCGCTGGGGCTGGGCACGGTGGGCGTCATCCTGGGCCTGAACCTGGATCCGCGGCTGTTGCGGCTCCTGCCGCGCGGGGTGTTCACGGCGGCCCTGGCGCACGCGGGGGTGGCCTTCCTGTTCGTGTCGGTGCCGCTGGCGGCGGTGCTGCTGCTCACCACCGGCCTGCCCCTGGCCACGGCCGTGGGCGGCGCGGCGCTCCTGGGCGCGGCGGCCAGCCTCTCCTCGGGCCATTTCGCGGTGCTGGGCTACCGCAGCGGGCGCATGGAGCGCGCGCGCGGGCTGGCGGTGGCGCTGCTCACCATCCTGGACGATGGCGTGGGGCTGATGGTGCTGGCGCTGGCGCTGGTGCTGGGCGCCTCGGCCAACCCCGCCGAGGGGCTGGGGCTGGTGAGCCTGGCCCTGTTGCTGGGGATGATGTGCGGGGCGCTGATTGCCTTCCTCACGTATGGGCTGAAGGATCCCGCGGAGCTGATGGCCGTCACCCTGGGCGGCGTGGCGCTCGTGGGGGGCGCGGCGGCCTACCTGCGCGTGTCCGCGCTGCTCGCGGGCGTGGCGTGTGGGGCGACGCTGGCGCTGGTGGGCGGCCGGGCCGTGGAGCAGGTGGCGCGCTCCCTGGGGCGCTTCGAGCGGCCCGCGTACCTGGTGCTGGTGTTCCTGGTGGGCTGCCACCTGCAGGGCCGGGACGTGGATGCGTGGATGCTGCTGCCCGGGTATGTGACGCTGCGCTTCGTGGGGAAGATTCTCGGGGGGGCGCTCGCGCGGCGCTACGCGGCGAACGTGCTGGAGCTGCCCCCGCGCCTGGGCTACGCGCTCATCTCCCAGGGAGGCCTGGCGCTGTGCCTGGTGGCGGAGTACCTGCTGCTGGTGCCGGGCACGCTCTCCCAGCAAGTCTTCGACATCGTCGCCGTGGGGGCGGTCATCAACGAGGTGCTGGCCAGCCGGGCCTTCCGCCGGGTGCTGGAGCCGCCCGTGAAGCCGAAGGCCCCGGAGGGCGCGGCATGA
- the xerD gene encoding site-specific tyrosine recombinase XerD has translation MEGYLDAFIAFIRAERGLSGKTVDAYAADLTAYFEDLRARGVLDAARAKQEDVTAHLMQLGAKGLSKRSQARHLAAVRGFHRFLIAEKHAEKDPTEDLDTPRAARKLPSFLTLEEVEQLLAAPDERHPTGMRDKAMLELLYATGLRVSELCSLGINDVQLGAGYLIAKGKGSKERIVPVGSIASEKVQAYLGGPRQHLLGKRQSRSLFITPRGGAFTRQGFWKLLKRYALKAGIRKPISPHKLRHSFATHLVERGADLRAVQAMLGHADLATTQIYTHVNSARLRAVYDEHHPRSETAAPPRPKRRKPGA, from the coding sequence CTGGAAGGGTACCTGGACGCGTTCATCGCCTTCATCCGCGCGGAGCGGGGGCTGTCCGGCAAGACGGTGGACGCCTACGCGGCGGACCTCACGGCCTACTTCGAGGATCTGCGCGCGCGAGGGGTGCTGGACGCGGCGCGGGCGAAGCAGGAGGACGTGACGGCGCACCTGATGCAGTTGGGGGCGAAGGGCCTGTCCAAGCGAAGCCAGGCGCGGCACCTGGCGGCCGTGCGCGGCTTTCACCGCTTCCTCATCGCCGAGAAGCACGCGGAGAAGGACCCCACCGAGGACCTGGACACCCCGCGCGCGGCGCGAAAGCTGCCGAGCTTCCTCACGCTGGAGGAGGTGGAGCAACTGCTAGCCGCCCCGGACGAGCGTCACCCCACGGGCATGCGGGACAAGGCGATGCTGGAGCTGCTGTACGCCACGGGCCTGCGCGTGAGCGAGCTGTGCTCGCTCGGCATCAACGACGTGCAGTTGGGCGCGGGCTACCTGATAGCGAAAGGGAAGGGGAGCAAGGAGCGCATCGTCCCGGTGGGCAGCATCGCGTCGGAGAAGGTGCAGGCCTACTTAGGCGGGCCCCGTCAGCACCTGCTGGGCAAGCGCCAGTCGCGCTCGCTCTTCATCACGCCCCGGGGCGGGGCCTTCACACGACAAGGCTTCTGGAAGCTGCTGAAGCGCTATGCGCTCAAGGCGGGTATCCGCAAGCCCATCTCCCCGCACAAGCTGCGCCACTCCTTCGCCACCCATTTGGTGGAGCGGGGGGCGGACCTGCGCGCCGTCCAGGCCATGTTGGGCCACGCGGACCTGGCCACTACGCAGATCTACACCCACGTCAACAGCGCCCGGCTGCGCGCCGTCTACGACGAGCACCACCCCCGCAGCGAGACCGCCGCCCCCCCACGCCCCAAGCGGCGCAAGCCTGGGGCGTAG
- a CDS encoding PPC domain-containing protein, with product MKKFVFCLLSIGAWACGPADEVQQSEAQDIPQEVVLETPAQVVKSGGVQTQGAYEWVNRSSSTCGSWQYFPISVPENTPALLVYSQYGTVGASYGADLFLAWGFRPSGGSYHGSSATAGTNAEFISISNPSPGTWWIGLQANCSYSGVTVGAVY from the coding sequence ATGAAGAAGTTTGTGTTTTGTCTTTTGTCGATTGGGGCTTGGGCTTGCGGACCTGCTGACGAGGTGCAGCAGTCTGAGGCTCAGGACATTCCCCAGGAGGTGGTGCTTGAAACCCCTGCGCAAGTAGTCAAGAGCGGAGGAGTTCAAACCCAGGGCGCCTACGAATGGGTAAACCGGTCTTCATCTACATGTGGATCGTGGCAATACTTTCCGATCTCTGTGCCAGAAAATACTCCTGCACTCTTAGTGTATTCCCAGTATGGCACGGTGGGCGCCTCATATGGTGCGGATCTTTTTCTTGCATGGGGCTTCAGGCCGTCGGGTGGTTCCTACCATGGAAGCTCTGCCACTGCCGGGACAAACGCTGAATTTATCTCTATCAGCAACCCGTCTCCAGGGACATGGTGGATTGGTCTCCAGGCCAACTGTAGCTACTCAGGCGTAACGGTGGGAGCCGTTTATTAA
- a CDS encoding cation:proton antiporter, with protein sequence MIGAIIRLVLLVVLLAGISRAQLWRVDSGTPVLLAAGALLLCGLFAGKVAKGVGLPRLTGYLLVGVAVGPYAMGFIPGEGVKGLELVKGLGVSLIALVAGTELHLGLIRRVGAKVAVLCVTVCGITFGVCFAAIFALKPLLPFLAPMTVPQALAVSALVSTVVVSFSPTVTIAIVQETAARGSFTEFLMALVIIGDLFVMVAFALAAGVTRASFGGGFDIGGLLSGVGWELFGSVAVGAVLALGMLVYMRRVNRELPLFLVGICFAAAEGGAQLHLSPLLVALAAGALIANLDERQSRNIHHAIQFAGLPVFALFFAAAGAGLKLDTLVTVGPAALLLVVLRAVAILLACRRFAPMEDPRLRRYLWMGLISQAGVTFGLAALVSRTFPDFGPQVEVLIVAMITTHELVGPVLTRRALERSGETRGDERPRTA encoded by the coding sequence ATGATCGGCGCCATCATCCGGCTGGTGCTGCTGGTGGTGTTGCTCGCGGGCATCTCCCGGGCCCAATTGTGGCGCGTGGACTCGGGCACGCCGGTGCTGCTGGCGGCCGGGGCGCTGCTGCTGTGCGGGCTGTTCGCGGGCAAGGTGGCCAAGGGGGTGGGGCTGCCGCGGTTGACGGGCTACCTGCTGGTGGGGGTGGCCGTGGGCCCGTATGCCATGGGCTTCATCCCGGGCGAGGGCGTGAAGGGGCTGGAGCTGGTGAAGGGGCTGGGGGTGAGCCTCATTGCCCTGGTGGCCGGCACGGAGCTGCACCTGGGGCTCATCCGCCGGGTGGGCGCCAAGGTGGCGGTGCTGTGCGTCACCGTGTGTGGAATCACCTTCGGGGTGTGCTTCGCGGCCATCTTCGCCCTGAAGCCACTCTTGCCCTTCCTGGCGCCCATGACGGTGCCCCAGGCGCTGGCCGTCAGCGCGCTGGTGTCCACGGTGGTGGTGTCCTTCTCGCCCACGGTGACGATCGCCATCGTGCAGGAGACCGCCGCGCGGGGCTCCTTCACCGAGTTCCTCATGGCGCTGGTCATCATCGGGGACCTGTTCGTGATGGTGGCCTTCGCGCTGGCCGCGGGCGTCACCCGCGCCAGCTTCGGCGGCGGCTTCGACATCGGGGGGCTGCTCAGCGGGGTGGGGTGGGAGCTGTTCGGCTCGGTGGCGGTGGGAGCCGTGCTGGCGCTGGGGATGCTCGTGTACATGCGGCGGGTGAACCGGGAGCTGCCCCTGTTCCTGGTGGGCATCTGCTTCGCGGCGGCCGAGGGAGGGGCGCAGCTGCACCTCTCCCCCCTGCTGGTGGCGCTGGCGGCCGGGGCGCTCATCGCCAACCTGGACGAGCGCCAGAGCCGCAACATCCACCACGCCATCCAGTTCGCGGGCCTGCCGGTGTTCGCGCTCTTCTTCGCGGCGGCCGGGGCGGGGCTGAAGCTGGACACGCTGGTGACGGTGGGGCCCGCGGCGCTGCTGCTGGTGGTGCTGCGCGCGGTGGCCATCCTCCTGGCGTGCCGCCGCTTCGCCCCCATGGAGGACCCCCGGCTGCGGCGCTACCTGTGGATGGGGCTCATCTCCCAGGCGGGCGTCACCTTCGGACTGGCGGCGCTGGTCTCCCGCACCTTCCCGGATTTTGGCCCCCAGGTGGAGGTGCTCATCGTGGCGATGATTACCACGCACGAGCTGGTGGGCCCGGTGCTCACCCGGCGCGCCCTGGAGCGCAGCGGCGAGACACGGGGAGACGAGCGCCCCAGGACAGCGTAA